The nucleotide sequence CTACGGAGTGAAGGACACCAAGACCGGAGACATCAAGCAGCAGTGGGAGACCCGGGACGGGGACAAGGTCAAGGGGGGATACACCATGAAGGAGGCCGATGGACGCACCAGGATCGTGGAGTACACCGCCGATTCCCACCACGGATTCCAGGCTACCGTGAAGCATGTTGGACACGCCGACCACATCGAGCACAGCCACGGACACGGACACGGACATGGACATGGACATGGACAGGAGTACGGACACGGACATGGCCATGCCACCAGCTACGCTGAGGTGAAACAGGACACCGGCAGCAAGTGGGAGGACAAGAGCAGCAAGTGGTGGTGAAGGAGCGACCCAACTGACTGTATAACGACTCGGACTAACTAAATTATTGTAAATAGAAACGAACAAATTGCGAAATATAGTTATACGAAAATAAACTGAAGCCAAGTGCAAGTAAAATTCCAAAATTGATTCACCTTTAAGGATCTTTTCAGATGGGTAACAAAACAAACTTGTTTCCATTTCGTTGCTCCGCACATTAATGAAAAACTGTGTTTAGCAATGGAATCAATACCAACAAATTGTGAATCAAGGAGATACCATATTATTTGATGTATTCGCCATTCTGAGCATTAACCGATATGGAGGAATCGGAAGCCTTCTCGGCGTCTAGCAGTCTCTTGTACCCCTGGTCACTCAACGTGGTGCGAAATATCTTCTTCATATCTTTCGTAAGGGCATTGAAGACATCAACCTGCTCGCAAAAGTCCT is from Drosophila suzukii chromosome 3, CBGP_Dsuzu_IsoJpt1.0, whole genome shotgun sequence and encodes:
- the LOC108010651 gene encoding probable zinc transporter protein DDB_G0282067, with translation MAHKLTILCCALFGVAAASYIPHGGHDHGHAVGYSIQTHHEAPKKWQDHHQDHQAHSWAPIQDHHHQQWAPVASHDSHHQWSHHEEPKHHPKYEFDYGVKDTKTGDIKQQWETRDGDKVKGGYTMKEADGRTRIVEYTADSHHGFQATVKHVGHADHIEHSHGHGHGHGHGHGQEYGHGHGHATSYAEVKQDTGSKWEDKSSKWW